A single region of the Gorilla gorilla gorilla isolate KB3781 chromosome 1, NHGRI_mGorGor1-v2.1_pri, whole genome shotgun sequence genome encodes:
- the LOC101136050 gene encoding small ribosomal subunit protein bS21m-like, translating into MAKHLKFTARTEMVQEGNVEGAYRTLNRILTVDGLLEDIKRPWYNEKPCRQRQRKSYKRCWQIYNMEMVRKINFLMQKNWVDPWQGC; encoded by the coding sequence ATGGCAAAACATCTGAAATTCACCGCCAGGACTGAGATGGTACAGGAAGGAAACGTGGAAGGTGCATACAGGACCCTAAACCGAATCCTCACTGTGGATGGGCTCCTTGAGGACATTAAACGTCCATGGTATAATGAAAAGCCATGCCGCCAGCGACAGAGGAAAAGCTATAAAAGGTGCTGGCAgatctataacatggaaatggtTCGCAAGATCAACTTCTTGATGCAAAAGAATTGGGTAGATCCGTGGCAGGGCTGCTGA